One genomic segment of Bacteroides caccae includes these proteins:
- a CDS encoding DUF5106 domain-containing protein: protein MKTNLNILPILCFLLLWSCKSGNASSQTKNEVSQDTIKTFTLPAIPQIMVAPEQRAEFLVKHYWDNVNFADTNYIHHPEITEQAWVDYCDILNHVPLKTAQEAIRKTIDRTNVDKKVFAYITDLADKYLYDPNSPMRNEEFYIPVLEAMAASPVLEEIEKVRPKARLELAQKNRIGTKAINFTYTLASGAQGSLYQLNADYLLLFINNPGCHACTETIEGLKQAPIISQLIKEKKLIVLSIYPDEELDDWRKHLNEFPKEWINGYDKKFTIKEKQLYDLKAIPTLYLLNKEKTVLLKDATTQAIEEYLMIHQ from the coding sequence ATGAAAACAAACTTAAATATCCTTCCCATTCTCTGCTTCCTCCTCCTTTGGTCCTGCAAAAGCGGGAATGCTTCAAGCCAGACTAAAAACGAAGTGTCACAGGACACTATCAAGACTTTCACGCTGCCCGCTATCCCTCAAATAATGGTAGCACCGGAACAACGTGCCGAGTTCTTAGTAAAGCACTACTGGGATAATGTGAACTTCGCCGACACCAACTACATTCATCATCCGGAAATAACCGAACAGGCGTGGGTGGATTACTGCGACATTCTGAATCATGTCCCCCTCAAAACCGCACAGGAAGCTATACGCAAAACGATCGACCGCACAAACGTAGACAAGAAAGTATTCGCCTACATCACCGATTTAGCGGATAAATACTTATATGACCCCAACTCTCCGATGCGTAACGAGGAATTTTATATTCCCGTATTGGAAGCAATGGCAGCCTCTCCCGTATTGGAAGAGATAGAAAAAGTACGCCCCAAGGCACGGTTGGAATTAGCTCAAAAGAACCGCATAGGCACCAAAGCTATAAACTTCACCTATACCCTTGCTTCCGGCGCTCAAGGCTCCCTCTATCAGCTTAATGCCGATTATCTTCTGCTATTTATCAATAATCCCGGTTGCCACGCTTGTACGGAGACAATCGAAGGTTTAAAGCAAGCCCCTATCATCAGCCAACTCATAAAGGAGAAGAAGCTGATCGTCCTTTCTATCTACCCCGATGAAGAGTTGGATGACTGGCGCAAACATCTGAATGAATTTCCCAAAGAATGGATTAACGGATATGATAAGAAATTCACAATCAAAGAGAAACAACTGTATGACCTGAAAGCGATCCCTACTTTATACCTATTAAATAAAGAGAAAACCGTATTGTTGAAAGATGCTACCACACAAGCGATTGAAGAATACCTGATGATACATCAATAA
- a CDS encoding TonB-dependent receptor plug domain-containing protein: MRYVTFYMSICAAFCCQFLSIPLFAQQQKVDTTHTYFIPEVTVSDIYQTREVRSTAPLQLFSKEALKNLHALQVSDAVKHFAGVTVKDYGGIGGLKTVSIRSLGAQHTAVGYDGIAITDCQTGQIDIGRFSLDNVDQLSLSNGQSDNIFQPARFFASAGILDIQTLTPRFEKGKRTNISAAFKTGSWGLVNPSILLEQQLSPQWTVSANGEWMSSDGQYPYTLRYGNAADDLTSREKRKNTDVETFRAEAGLYGNFSDKEQWRLKAYYFQSSRGLPKATTLYNDFSAQHLWDKNTFIQSQYKKEFSRQWVFRTSAKWNWSYQHYLDPAIKNNEGKTENSYYQQEYYLSASVLYRLLNNLSFSLSTDGSINTMNANMADFAHPTRYSWLTAIAGKYVNEWFTLSVSALATVINEQADKGGSAGNHRKLTPYVSATFKPFRNEEFRVRFFYKDIFRLPSFNDLYYQEVGNSKLKPENARQYNIGLTYSRNVCTFLPYLSATVDAYYNKVTDKIIAYPTKNLAVWSMRNLGSVEIKGIDATGSLSLQPRESIRINFSGNYTYQRALDVTTPDASSNKSTYKHQIAYTPRVSASGQAGIETPWIDLSYSFLFSGKRYALGQNIPENRLASYSDHSISAGRDFRIRKVTTSLSVEVLNLLDKNYEIVQFFPMPGRSVRATLKIRY; encoded by the coding sequence ATGAGATATGTGACGTTTTATATGAGTATCTGTGCAGCATTCTGCTGCCAATTTCTATCCATACCGCTTTTTGCACAACAGCAGAAAGTGGATACAACGCATACCTATTTTATTCCGGAGGTTACCGTTTCTGATATTTACCAGACCCGTGAGGTCCGTTCTACTGCACCTCTACAACTATTTTCCAAAGAAGCCCTGAAGAATCTGCACGCCTTGCAAGTGTCCGATGCGGTGAAGCATTTTGCCGGTGTGACTGTAAAAGACTACGGAGGCATAGGAGGTCTGAAAACTGTCTCCATACGCAGTTTGGGAGCACAGCACACCGCCGTAGGCTATGACGGAATTGCCATAACGGACTGTCAGACGGGACAGATCGACATCGGCCGTTTCTCACTTGATAATGTAGATCAACTTTCGTTGAGCAACGGGCAGAGTGACAATATCTTCCAACCGGCACGTTTCTTCGCTTCTGCAGGAATATTGGACATACAGACGCTCACTCCCCGCTTTGAGAAAGGGAAACGAACTAATATAAGCGCTGCTTTCAAAACCGGTTCGTGGGGACTTGTCAATCCCTCTATCTTATTGGAACAACAACTCAGCCCCCAATGGACAGTTTCGGCGAACGGTGAATGGATGTCGTCAGACGGACAATATCCGTACACGCTACGTTATGGAAACGCAGCAGACGACCTGACTTCACGTGAAAAACGGAAGAACACGGATGTCGAAACGTTCCGTGCCGAAGCCGGGCTTTACGGCAACTTCTCCGACAAAGAGCAATGGCGGCTAAAAGCTTACTACTTCCAGTCTTCCAGGGGATTGCCGAAAGCGACCACGCTATATAACGACTTTTCCGCACAGCACCTCTGGGACAAAAATACATTTATACAAAGCCAATATAAAAAGGAATTCAGCCGGCAATGGGTATTCCGGACTTCTGCCAAATGGAACTGGAGTTACCAGCATTATCTGGACCCTGCTATCAAAAACAATGAAGGCAAAACAGAGAACAGCTATTACCAGCAGGAATACTATCTTTCCGCCTCCGTGTTATACAGGCTGCTGAACAATCTTTCGTTTTCATTATCTACCGACGGCAGTATCAACACGATGAATGCCAACATGGCAGACTTTGCACATCCCACACGCTATTCGTGGTTGACAGCCATTGCCGGAAAATACGTCAACGAATGGTTCACTCTATCTGTTTCCGCCTTGGCAACCGTTATCAACGAGCAGGCCGACAAGGGAGGAAGCGCAGGCAATCACCGCAAATTAACTCCTTACGTCAGCGCCACATTCAAGCCTTTCCGGAATGAAGAATTTCGTGTCCGTTTCTTCTACAAAGATATTTTCCGTTTGCCTAGTTTCAATGATTTATATTATCAGGAAGTGGGTAACAGCAAATTGAAACCCGAAAATGCCCGTCAATACAATATCGGTTTGACGTATAGCAGAAATGTATGTACATTCCTGCCCTACCTGTCGGCAACCGTTGACGCATATTATAACAAAGTGACGGACAAAATCATTGCTTACCCGACCAAGAACCTTGCTGTGTGGAGCATGAGGAATTTGGGCAGTGTAGAGATCAAAGGTATTGACGCCACAGGAAGCCTATCGCTCCAACCCCGGGAAAGTATCCGTATCAATTTTTCCGGGAACTATACTTATCAACGGGCATTAGATGTCACAACTCCGGACGCCAGCTCGAACAAATCGACTTATAAACATCAGATAGCCTACACCCCCCGCGTCTCCGCTTCGGGACAAGCGGGCATCGAAACACCCTGGATAGATTTATCTTATTCGTTCCTCTTTTCGGGAAAACGTTATGCGTTGGGACAGAACATTCCCGAAAACCGGTTGGCCAGTTACAGCGATCACAGTATTTCAGCCGGCCGAGACTTCCGGATAAGAAAAGTTACAACGTCTCTTAGCGTAGAGGTTTTGAATCTGCTGGATAAAAATTACGAGATTGTTCAGTTCTTCCCCATGCCCGGCCGTTCAGTCAGGGCAACATTGAAGATAAGATATTAA
- a CDS encoding YncE family protein: MDVKRKLTYIFRLCLPLLLLLNACDDMEDKPFTSSDITGDPTETDTAELYALCEGLFNQNNSSLMRFSFNNQRMVRNYFKTINHRGLGDTANDLAIYGSKIYIVANVSSTIEIVDFQTGNSLKQIQMLTENGNPREPRYIAFHKEKAYVCSYDGTVARIDTASLTIDAMTTVGRNPDGICVQDDKLYVSNSGGLDHASGLGVDNTVSVVDIATFKETDKIIVGPNPGKIIADTKEKVVYVATRGEDVEAGDYNFAKIDCRTKVVTHYNERVQNFAIDGEIAYLYNYNYSTQTASIKTFNLKTGETVRENFITDGTNISTPYGINVNPYSGNIYITDAYDYTVYGDLLCFNQQGQLLFRLNNIGLNPNTIVFSDKASRSDIDDTGETENSLAFANKVWEYRPAPGQFINTTTSAYKNGFTYDDILKEATRKIRQKSIITLGGFGGYIVLGFPQSIPNVEGEYDFKIKGNAYYNLKTETGKLGGSAEPGIVFVSKDVNGNGEPDDEWYELAGSEYGKDTETRGYEITYYRPEPANQNVSWKDNQGNEGEILRNSFHNQESYYPVWIQENEITFRGTRLKDNAVPENGLWVGYCYPWGYADNHRNDKEGSNFKIDWAIDSNGESIVLDCIDFVKIMTAVNQDSGQMGEISTEVTTVENLHFKN, from the coding sequence ATGGACGTGAAAAGGAAATTGACATATATATTCCGGCTCTGTCTGCCGCTGCTATTATTACTCAACGCTTGCGATGATATGGAGGACAAGCCCTTCACCTCATCGGACATCACAGGTGACCCGACAGAGACGGATACAGCCGAACTCTATGCGTTGTGCGAAGGATTGTTCAATCAGAATAACAGTTCGCTGATGCGTTTTTCTTTCAATAACCAGCGAATGGTACGCAATTATTTCAAGACGATCAATCACCGGGGACTGGGAGATACGGCTAATGATCTGGCAATTTACGGTAGCAAGATATATATTGTAGCCAACGTTTCCAGTACGATAGAAATAGTGGATTTCCAAACGGGAAACTCGCTGAAACAGATTCAAATGCTGACAGAGAACGGAAATCCCCGGGAACCGCGATACATTGCTTTTCATAAAGAAAAAGCCTATGTCTGTTCTTATGACGGTACGGTAGCACGTATTGACACGGCTTCGCTTACCATAGACGCTATGACAACAGTGGGACGTAATCCTGACGGAATTTGTGTACAGGATGACAAGTTATATGTTTCCAACTCCGGCGGATTGGACCATGCGTCGGGATTGGGGGTAGACAATACAGTGTCCGTGGTTGACATCGCTACATTCAAGGAAACCGATAAAATTATCGTAGGTCCGAATCCGGGAAAGATCATTGCCGATACGAAAGAAAAAGTCGTTTATGTAGCCACCCGTGGCGAAGATGTAGAAGCCGGAGATTATAATTTCGCAAAAATAGATTGCCGGACAAAGGTAGTCACCCACTATAATGAGAGAGTACAAAACTTTGCTATTGACGGAGAGATTGCTTATCTATATAACTATAATTACAGTACACAAACCGCTTCTATCAAGACATTCAATCTAAAAACAGGAGAAACTGTCCGTGAAAATTTCATTACGGACGGAACCAATATCAGCACTCCTTATGGAATCAATGTCAATCCCTACAGTGGGAATATATATATCACAGACGCTTATGACTACACCGTATATGGAGATTTGCTTTGTTTCAACCAACAAGGACAACTCTTGTTCCGCCTAAATAATATCGGACTGAATCCAAATACAATCGTATTCAGCGACAAGGCTTCCCGAAGCGATATTGATGATACCGGAGAAACAGAAAATTCATTGGCTTTTGCCAATAAGGTATGGGAGTACAGGCCGGCTCCGGGACAATTTATCAATACTACTACATCTGCCTATAAAAATGGATTTACCTATGATGATATACTGAAAGAAGCAACCCGCAAAATACGGCAAAAATCAATCATCACTTTAGGAGGATTCGGCGGTTACATTGTTCTGGGTTTCCCGCAATCAATCCCGAACGTAGAAGGAGAGTATGATTTCAAGATAAAAGGAAATGCTTATTACAATCTGAAAACAGAAACAGGAAAATTAGGGGGAAGCGCCGAACCGGGTATCGTATTTGTATCTAAAGATGTAAATGGCAATGGAGAACCCGATGATGAGTGGTATGAGCTGGCCGGAAGCGAATACGGGAAAGATACGGAGACACGTGGATATGAGATCACTTATTATCGACCGGAACCGGCAAACCAGAATGTCTCTTGGAAAGACAATCAAGGAAACGAAGGTGAAATCCTCCGGAACAGCTTTCATAACCAAGAGTCCTATTATCCTGTATGGATACAGGAAAATGAAATAACATTCCGGGGAACACGCTTAAAGGACAATGCTGTTCCGGAAAATGGATTATGGGTAGGATATTGCTATCCGTGGGGATATGCCGACAATCATCGCAATGATAAAGAAGGCAGTAATTTTAAAATAGACTGGGCAATAGACAGCAATGGAGAATCCATCGTTTTGGATTGTATAGACTTTGTGAAAATCATGACTGCCGTCAATCAAGACTCAGGGCAAATGGGAGAAATATCGACAGAAGTAACAACTGTCGAAAACCTGCATTTCAAGAATTAA
- a CDS encoding DUF4465 domain-containing protein, with amino-acid sequence MKKLSLLLLLSVFVFCSCGDDDDDVKNEVVVSFENLLTEENSQFIADGTPNNQAFQETDFKDPKNLINFNHYYADWGSGYSFAGFSYMNITDNQTANSPAPITGKAKIGSVYIGVDSTDGEYGTPAILTILDTNYKLKGTWIANSTWAYMGMIQGDGYARAFKAGDWYKVTATGYDEAGNETGKAEILLANYKTDNDLPVKEWIWFDLTPLQNAVKVKFIPDSSDKNEYGMNTASYFCLDGITLIEK; translated from the coding sequence ATGAAGAAATTATCTTTATTACTACTGTTGTCAGTATTTGTATTTTGCAGTTGCGGGGATGATGACGATGATGTAAAAAACGAAGTGGTCGTTAGTTTTGAGAATCTATTGACCGAGGAAAACAGTCAATTTATCGCAGACGGTACCCCCAACAATCAGGCATTCCAAGAAACTGATTTCAAAGATCCTAAAAACTTAATTAATTTCAACCACTATTATGCCGACTGGGGTTCCGGTTATAGTTTTGCCGGATTTTCTTATATGAATATAACAGATAATCAAACAGCCAATAGTCCTGCACCAATAACAGGTAAAGCTAAAATTGGTAGTGTGTATATTGGTGTAGACAGTACCGACGGAGAATATGGAACTCCAGCAATTCTGACCATATTAGATACTAACTATAAATTAAAAGGAACCTGGATAGCAAACAGTACATGGGCATACATGGGTATGATACAAGGAGACGGTTATGCAAGGGCTTTCAAGGCGGGAGATTGGTATAAAGTTACAGCAACAGGATACGATGAAGCTGGTAATGAAACAGGAAAAGCAGAAATCTTATTAGCAAATTATAAGACCGATAATGACCTTCCTGTTAAAGAATGGATATGGTTTGACCTAACCCCGCTCCAAAATGCTGTAAAAGTTAAATTTATACCCGACTCTAGTGATAAAAATGAATATGGTATGAACACTGCCTCCTATTTCTGTCTTGACGGCATCACGTTAATTGAGAAATAA
- a CDS encoding 4'-phosphopantetheinyl transferase family protein: MGLFLQDKTNDTQWAVWKVEESLEALLALLPDARRVCCEQELLQFASERRKIEWLSVRVLLYFMLKEDKQIGYSSEGKPFLTDDSFFISISHTKGYVAVILNPKTPVGIDIEQYGKRVHKVFDRFIRPDEQVEAYQGDTTWGVLLHWSAKETIFKCMKNADADLRKLCLSHFIPQKEGTFQVREYATEGQSLFSVGYRICEDFVLTWTSC; the protein is encoded by the coding sequence ATGGGATTATTTCTGCAAGATAAAACGAATGATACACAATGGGCTGTCTGGAAGGTGGAGGAATCACTGGAGGCATTGTTGGCTCTTTTACCTGATGCGCGCAGGGTCTGTTGTGAACAGGAACTTTTGCAATTTGCTTCCGAACGGAGAAAGATAGAGTGGTTGTCTGTCCGTGTCTTATTGTACTTTATGTTGAAAGAAGATAAGCAAATAGGTTATTCTTCGGAAGGCAAACCGTTTCTGACTGATGATTCCTTTTTTATCAGTATTTCGCATACGAAAGGGTATGTGGCGGTGATTCTTAATCCCAAAACTCCTGTTGGCATTGATATTGAACAATATGGCAAACGGGTACATAAAGTTTTCGATCGTTTTATTCGTCCGGATGAGCAGGTAGAGGCTTATCAGGGAGATACTACGTGGGGGGTACTGTTGCACTGGTCGGCAAAGGAAACGATTTTCAAATGCATGAAGAATGCCGACGCTGATTTGCGGAAACTTTGTTTATCGCATTTTATTCCTCAAAAGGAAGGCACTTTTCAGGTTAGAGAATATGCGACGGAAGGGCAGTCACTCTTTTCTGTGGGGTATCGTATCTGTGAGGACTTTGTGTTGACGTGGACTTCGTGTTGA
- a CDS encoding gliding motility-associated protein GldE has translation MDSDGYLSQLADIFNGITVNTPSISAIIAIVLAGVLLLASGFASASEIAFFSLSPSDKNDIDERKHPADEKISFLLDDSERLLATILITNNFVNVTIIMLCNFFFMNVFVFHSPLAEFLILTVILTFLLLLFGEIMPKIYSAQKTLAFCRFSAPGIYALEKVFYPIASVLVRSTTFLNKHFAKKNHNISVDELSHALELTDKAEISEENNILEGIIRFGGETVKEVMTSRLDMVDLDIRTPFKEVMQCIIENAYSRIPIYSGSRDNIKGVLYIKDLLPHVNKGDNFRWQSLIRPAYFVPETKMIDDLLRDFQANKIHIAIVVDEFGGTSGLVTMEDIIEEIVGEIHDEYDDEERTYVVLNDHTWIFEAKTQLTDFYKIAKVDEDEFERVVGDADTLAGMLLEIKGEFPALHEKVTYHNYEFEVLEMDSRRILKVKFTILPKEETEGAEDKE, from the coding sequence TTGGACTCAGATGGTTATTTAAGCCAATTGGCTGATATTTTCAACGGTATTACCGTAAACACTCCTTCTATCTCTGCTATTATTGCCATAGTGCTGGCTGGTGTGCTCCTGCTTGCTTCCGGCTTTGCTTCGGCTTCAGAAATAGCTTTTTTCTCGCTTTCTCCCTCGGACAAGAATGATATTGACGAACGCAAACATCCTGCTGACGAAAAGATAAGCTTTCTTCTGGATGATTCCGAACGTTTGTTGGCAACGATATTGATTACTAATAATTTTGTGAACGTAACCATTATCATGCTCTGCAATTTCTTCTTTATGAATGTGTTTGTATTCCATTCTCCGTTGGCAGAGTTCCTGATATTGACTGTTATTCTTACTTTCTTACTGCTGTTGTTCGGTGAAATCATGCCGAAGATTTATTCGGCGCAGAAGACGTTGGCTTTCTGCCGTTTCTCCGCACCGGGGATTTATGCCTTGGAAAAGGTATTCTATCCGATTGCTTCTGTCTTGGTGCGCTCTACTACTTTCCTGAACAAGCACTTCGCCAAGAAGAATCATAATATTTCCGTAGATGAACTGTCGCATGCACTGGAGTTGACGGATAAGGCGGAAATCTCCGAGGAGAATAATATTCTGGAAGGGATTATCCGTTTTGGTGGCGAAACGGTAAAGGAGGTAATGACGTCGCGCCTGGATATGGTCGATCTGGATATCCGTACCCCTTTCAAGGAGGTGATGCAGTGTATCATTGAAAATGCTTATTCGCGTATTCCTATTTATTCCGGTTCGCGGGATAATATAAAAGGGGTGTTGTATATCAAAGACCTTCTGCCGCATGTGAACAAAGGAGATAACTTCCGTTGGCAATCATTGATCCGGCCTGCTTATTTTGTGCCGGAGACAAAGATGATTGATGATTTGCTTCGTGATTTTCAGGCGAACAAGATTCATATTGCTATCGTTGTGGATGAGTTCGGAGGTACTTCCGGACTGGTGACAATGGAGGATATCATTGAAGAAATTGTTGGTGAGATACATGATGAATATGATGATGAGGAACGCACGTATGTCGTGTTGAATGACCATACCTGGATATTTGAAGCTAAGACTCAGCTTACGGACTTTTACAAGATTGCGAAAGTGGACGAAGATGAGTTTGAGAGAGTGGTAGGGGATGCCGATACACTGGCAGGGATGTTGCTTGAGATTAAAGGTGAATTTCCCGCATTGCATGAGAAGGTGACTTATCATAATTATGAGTTTGAAGTGCTGGAAATGGACAGCCGCCGTATTTTAAAGGTGAAGTTTACGATCCTGCCGAAAGAAGAAACGGAAGGGGCGGAAGACAAAGAGTAA
- a CDS encoding single-stranded DNA-binding protein: protein MSVNRVILIGNVGQDPRVKYFDTGSAVATFPLATTDRGYTLQNGTQIPERTEWHNIVASNRLAEIVDKYVHKGDKLYLEGKIRTRSYSDQSGAMRYITEIYVDNMEMLTPKGAGQGAGTSAQQGAATPSQQPQQMQQNQQPQQSQAQPVQDNPADDLPF, encoded by the coding sequence ATGTCAGTAAACAGAGTGATATTGATAGGTAACGTGGGACAAGATCCACGGGTGAAATACTTTGATACGGGGTCGGCAGTGGCAACTTTTCCGTTGGCTACGACCGATCGCGGATATACATTGCAAAATGGTACGCAGATTCCCGAAAGAACTGAATGGCATAATATTGTAGCATCCAACCGTCTGGCTGAAATCGTGGATAAGTATGTACACAAAGGTGACAAACTGTATCTGGAGGGAAAGATCAGAACTCGCTCTTACAGCGACCAGTCGGGAGCTATGCGCTATATCACCGAGATTTATGTGGACAATATGGAAATGTTGACCCCGAAAGGGGCCGGCCAAGGTGCGGGCACTTCTGCACAACAGGGGGCTGCAACACCGTCACAACAGCCGCAGCAAATGCAACAAAACCAACAGCCGCAGCAGTCGCAGGCGCAACCTGTACAAGATAACCCGGCAGATGATTTGCCGTTCTAA
- the mutY gene encoding A/G-specific adenine glycosylase: MNIFSKAIIDWYKENKRELPWRESSDPYLIWISEIILQQTRVAQGYDYFLRFIKRFPDVQSLADADEDEVMKFWQGLGYYSRARNLHAAAKSMNGVFPKTYPEVLALKGVGEYTAAAICSFAYGMPYAVVDGNVYRVLSRYFGVDTPIDSTEGKKLFAALADEMLDRKQPALYNQGIMDFGAIQCTPQSPDCLFCPLAESCSALSAGRVAQLPVKQHKTKITNRYFNYIYVRAGAYTFINKRTADDIWKNLFELPLIETSVALSEEEFLALPEFRELVAEGEKPVVVRSVCREVKHVLSHRVIYANFYEVTLPAESASFGNYRKIKAEELGQYAVPRLVHAFIEKYVDSK, from the coding sequence ATGAATATTTTTAGTAAAGCAATTATAGACTGGTATAAGGAGAATAAACGAGAATTGCCCTGGCGGGAATCTTCGGATCCTTATCTGATATGGATTTCCGAAATTATTCTTCAGCAGACACGCGTGGCGCAAGGCTACGATTATTTTCTACGGTTTATCAAGCGTTTTCCTGATGTGCAGAGCCTGGCGGATGCGGACGAGGATGAGGTGATGAAGTTCTGGCAGGGGTTGGGATATTATTCGCGTGCCCGTAATCTTCATGCGGCGGCGAAAAGCATGAACGGTGTTTTCCCTAAGACATATCCGGAAGTACTTGCTCTGAAAGGGGTGGGAGAGTATACGGCAGCGGCTATCTGTTCCTTTGCCTATGGAATGCCTTATGCGGTGGTGGACGGCAATGTGTATCGGGTGCTTTCCCGTTATTTCGGTGTTGATACGCCGATTGATTCGACGGAAGGGAAGAAGTTGTTTGCTGCCTTGGCGGATGAAATGCTGGACAGGAAGCAGCCGGCTCTTTACAATCAGGGGATTATGGATTTCGGTGCGATACAGTGTACGCCACAATCGCCTGACTGTCTGTTTTGCCCGTTGGCGGAGAGTTGTTCGGCACTTTCTGCGGGAAGGGTGGCACAACTGCCGGTGAAGCAGCACAAGACGAAGATAACGAATCGTTACTTTAATTATATTTATGTACGTGCGGGCGCGTATACCTTTATAAATAAACGGACGGCGGATGATATTTGGAAGAATTTGTTTGAATTGCCGTTGATAGAGACTTCGGTTGCTTTGTCGGAGGAGGAGTTTCTGGCTTTACCCGAATTTAGGGAGTTAGTGGCAGAGGGGGAGAAACCGGTCGTGGTGCGTTCGGTTTGCAGAGAGGTGAAGCACGTGCTGTCTCATCGGGTGATTTATGCTAATTTCTATGAGGTGACTCTGCCCGCAGAGTCGGCTTCTTTCGGTAACTATCGGAAAATAAAGGCGGAGGAACTGGGGCAATATGCCGTCCCCAGATTGGTGCACGCTTTTATTGAGAAGTATGTCGATTCGAAATAA